A stretch of Helicobacter pylori oki112 DNA encodes these proteins:
- a CDS encoding pyridoxal phosphate-dependent aminotransferase — translation MLYSSKIQSLSESKTIAISTLAKELKSQGKDILSFSAGEPDFDTPQAIKDAAIKALNDGFTKYTPVAGIPELLKAIAFKLKKENNLDYEPSEILVSNGAKQSLFNAIQALIGEGDEVVIPVPFWVTYPELVKYSGGVSQFIQTDEKSHFKITPKQLKDALSPKTKVLILTTPSNPTGMLYSKAELEALGEVLKDTPIWVLSDEIYEKLVYKGEFVSCAAVSEEMKKRTVTINGLSKSVAMTGWRMGYAASKDKKLVKLMNNLQSQCTSNINSITQMASIVALEGLVDKEIETMRQAFEKRCNLAHVKINAIEGLSALKPDGAFYLFIHIGSLCGGDSMRFCHELLEKEGVALVPGKAFGLEGYVRLSFACSEEQIEKGIERIARFVKSKG, via the coding sequence ATGTTATATTCCTCTAAAATCCAATCCCTTTCAGAATCCAAAACGATCGCTATCAGCACACTCGCTAAAGAATTGAAATCGCAAGGAAAAGATATTTTAAGTTTTTCAGCGGGCGAGCCTGATTTTGACACCCCGCAAGCGATTAAAGATGCGGCTATAAAAGCCCTAAATGACGGCTTTACAAAATACACTCCAGTGGCTGGGATCCCTGAATTGTTAAAAGCGATCGCTTTTAAATTAAAAAAAGAAAACAACTTGGATTATGAGCCGAGTGAAATTCTGGTGAGTAATGGCGCTAAGCAAAGCCTGTTCAATGCGATTCAAGCCTTAATAGGGGAGGGCGATGAGGTGGTTATCCCTGTGCCTTTTTGGGTAACTTACCCTGAGCTTGTGAAATACAGCGGAGGGGTGAGTCAATTCATTCAAACCGATGAAAAAAGCCATTTTAAAATCACTCCCAAGCAACTTAAAGACGCCTTAAGCCCCAAAACGAAAGTGCTCATTCTCACCACCCCATCAAACCCTACCGGCATGCTTTATAGCAAGGCGGAATTAGAGGCTTTGGGCGAAGTTTTAAAAGACACTCCAATTTGGGTGCTTAGCGATGAAATTTATGAAAAGCTTGTTTATAAGGGGGAGTTTGTTTCTTGTGCGGCGGTGAGTGAAGAGATGAAAAAACGCACCGTTACCATTAATGGCTTGAGTAAGTCAGTGGCGATGACGGGTTGGCGTATGGGCTATGCGGCGAGCAAGGATAAAAAATTAGTCAAATTGATGAACAACTTGCAAAGCCAATGCACTTCCAATATCAATTCTATCACGCAAATGGCTTCTATTGTGGCGCTTGAGGGGTTGGTGGATAAAGAAATTGAAACGATGCGTCAGGCTTTTGAGAAGCGCTGTAATTTAGCCCATGTAAAAATCAATGCGATTGAAGGACTGAGTGCTTTAAAACCTGATGGGGCGTTTTATCTGTTTATCCATATTGGTAGCCTTTGTGGGGGGGATTCGATGCGATTTTGCCATGAGTTGTTAGAAAAGGAAGGCGTAGCGTTAGTGCCTGGAAAGGCTTTTGGATTGGAAGGTTATGTTCGTTTGTCTTTTGCATGTTCAGAAGAACAGATTGAAAAGGGGATTGAACGCATTGCTCGCTTTGTCAAATCAAAGGGGTAA